A genome region from Euzebyales bacterium includes the following:
- the rplB gene encoding 50S ribosomal protein L2: MANRRYRPTTPARRGMSVSDFGTITTDRPLKSKTSPNPKKAGRNAQGRITTRRQGGGHKRRYREIDFRRNKDGVPATVAEIEYDPNRSARIARLHYHDGEKRYILAPQGLRVGDVLTSGERADIQAGNALPLRNIPVGTVIHAVELRPGGGAKLGRSAGNRVQLLAKEGKYAALRLPSGEIRRVLADCRATVGIVGNPDHELINDGKAGRSRWRGKRPKVRGVVMNPVDHPHGGGEGRTSGGRHPTNHKGKPEGRTRSKNKASDKDIIRRRGKRRR, encoded by the coding sequence ATGGCCAATCGCAGATACCGCCCCACGACGCCGGCGCGTCGCGGCATGAGCGTGTCCGATTTCGGCACCATCACCACCGATCGGCCGCTGAAGTCGAAGACCTCGCCGAACCCGAAGAAGGCCGGACGCAACGCCCAGGGCCGCATCACGACCCGCCGGCAGGGTGGTGGGCACAAGCGCCGCTACCGGGAGATCGACTTCCGGCGCAACAAGGACGGCGTGCCCGCGACCGTCGCGGAGATCGAGTACGACCCGAACAGGTCGGCACGCATCGCACGCCTGCACTACCACGACGGCGAGAAGCGCTACATCCTCGCGCCGCAGGGGTTGCGGGTCGGCGACGTCCTGACGTCCGGTGAGAGGGCCGACATCCAGGCGGGCAACGCCCTGCCGCTGCGCAACATCCCGGTCGGCACCGTGATCCACGCCGTCGAGCTGCGCCCCGGCGGCGGCGCCAAGCTCGGCCGCTCGGCGGGCAACCGCGTGCAGCTGCTGGCCAAGGAGGGCAAGTACGCAGCGCTGCGGCTGCCGTCCGGCGAGATCCGCCGCGTGCTGGCAGACTGCCGCGCCACCGTTGGCATCGTCGGCAACCCCGACCACGAGTTGATCAACGACGGAAAGGCCGGCCGCTCACGCTGGCGGGGCAAGCGCCCCAAGGTCCGCGGTGTCGTCATGAACCCCGTCGACCACCCGCACGGTGGTGGCGAGGGGCGCACGTCGGGTGGACGTCACCCCACCAACCACAAGGGCAAGCCCGAGGGACGGACGCGCTCGAAGAACAAGGCGTCGGACAAGGACATCATCCGTCGGCGCGGCAAGCGCCGCCGCTGA
- the rplV gene encoding 50S ribosomal protein L22 — protein MDVRASARYVRVAPNKARQVVRHIRGLDVERARHVLLLEQKGAARYVHKVLESAVANAENNHDLDADDLFVAAATVDEGPTLKRYQPRAMGRAYRIRKRTSHITIVLGTEE, from the coding sequence ATGGACGTGAGGGCCAGCGCCCGCTACGTGCGGGTCGCACCGAACAAGGCTCGGCAGGTCGTGCGGCACATCCGTGGACTCGACGTCGAACGGGCCCGCCACGTCCTGCTGCTCGAGCAGAAGGGCGCGGCCCGGTACGTGCACAAGGTGCTCGAGTCGGCCGTGGCCAACGCGGAGAACAACCACGACCTGGATGCCGACGACCTGTTCGTCGCCGCCGCGACGGTCGACGAGGGGCCGACCCTGAAGCGCTACCAGCCGCGCGCCATGGGTCGGGCCTACCGCATCCGCAAGCGCACCAGCCACATCACCATCGTTCTCGGAACTGAGGAGTAG
- the rpsS gene encoding 30S ribosomal protein S19, protein MPRSLKKGPFVDAHLESKVAALNARNEKRVIRTWSRRSEISPEMVGHTIAVHDGRRHVPIYISESMVGHKLGEFAPTRAIKWRGAGEKQTVRGRGGRR, encoded by the coding sequence ATGCCGCGCAGCTTGAAGAAGGGCCCGTTCGTCGACGCCCACCTGGAGAGCAAGGTCGCCGCGCTGAACGCGCGCAACGAGAAGCGCGTCATCCGCACCTGGTCCCGCCGATCCGAGATCTCCCCGGAGATGGTCGGCCACACGATCGCCGTGCATGACGGCCGTAGACACGTCCCGATCTACATCTCCGAGTCGATGGTCGGCCACAAGCTCGGCGAGTTCGCCCCGACCCGCGCCATCAAGTGGCGCGGCGCCGGCGAGAAGCAGACGGTGCGCGGCCGCGGCGGCCGCCGCTAG
- the rplD gene encoding 50S ribosomal protein L4, with protein sequence MGLQVDVYDAEGSTVGTVELDPALFEAPVNVPVLHQVVTAQLAAARAGSAKTKSRGEVRGGGAKPWRQKGTGRARQGSIRSPQWAGGGVAHGPTGQQNHRKRVNKKVKRLALASALSDRAGSGDVRVVRDFGLTEPRTRDAVALLDKLELTGRTVLVVLAERDDLIARSFRNLPDTHMLTAGQLNVHDVLTHDIVLFAEAALDRIGGGRRAAAATTADDTDADDAATAGAVGDDEEASA encoded by the coding sequence ATGGGACTGCAGGTCGACGTCTACGACGCCGAAGGGTCCACGGTGGGCACGGTCGAGCTGGACCCGGCGCTGTTCGAGGCGCCCGTCAACGTCCCGGTGCTCCATCAGGTCGTGACCGCCCAGCTGGCCGCGGCCCGTGCCGGCTCCGCCAAGACCAAGAGCCGTGGCGAGGTGCGCGGTGGTGGCGCCAAGCCGTGGCGTCAGAAGGGGACCGGTCGCGCCCGCCAGGGCTCGATCCGCTCCCCGCAGTGGGCCGGCGGTGGCGTCGCCCACGGCCCGACGGGTCAGCAGAACCACCGCAAGCGCGTCAACAAGAAGGTCAAGCGGCTGGCGCTCGCATCGGCCTTGTCCGACCGGGCCGGCAGCGGTGACGTGCGCGTCGTGCGCGACTTCGGCCTGACCGAGCCGCGCACCCGCGACGCGGTCGCTCTGCTCGACAAGCTCGAGCTGACCGGCCGCACCGTCCTGGTGGTGCTTGCGGAGCGTGATGACCTGATCGCCCGCAGCTTCCGCAACCTGCCCGACACGCATATGCTGACCGCCGGTCAGCTCAACGTCCACGACGTGCTGACCCACGACATCGTCCTGTTCGCCGAGGCCGCGCTCGATCGCATCGGTGGCGGACGGAGGGCGGCGGCCGCCACGACCGCGGACGACACCGACGCGGACGACGCCGCCACCGCCGGCGCGGTAGGCGACGACGAGGAGGCCTCGGCGTGA
- the rplW gene encoding 50S ribosomal protein L23 — MKTPHDIIIEPVVSEKSYALLDDGRYTFVVHPSANKTEIKQAVEQIWGVRVVKVNTLNRPGKRVRFGLVQGQRKRTKRAIVTLAEGDEIDIFA, encoded by the coding sequence GTGAAGACCCCACACGACATCATCATCGAACCGGTCGTCAGTGAGAAGAGCTACGCGCTGCTCGACGACGGCCGCTACACGTTCGTGGTGCACCCCAGCGCGAACAAGACCGAGATCAAGCAGGCGGTCGAGCAGATCTGGGGCGTGCGCGTCGTCAAGGTCAACACCCTGAACCGGCCGGGCAAGCGTGTGCGCTTCGGGCTGGTCCAGGGTCAGCGCAAGCGCACCAAGCGGGCGATCGTGACCCTCGCCGAGGGCGACGAGATCGACATCTTCGCCTGA
- the rplC gene encoding 50S ribosomal protein L3 — MVRKGILGTKLGMTQVFTDDNEVIPVTVLRAGPCPVTQVRTKERDGYRALQLGYGRARRTSKPLAGHFAAAGVEPTRYLMEVAFDEEHEPGDIITVDIFRAGELVDVTARSKGKGFTGTMKRHGFAGLGASHGAHKVHRAPGAIGACATPGRVFPGTRMAGRTGNERVTIQRLTVAGVDTERGLLLIKGATPGGNGALVLVRSSSKAPAPTGGDA; from the coding sequence ATGGTGAGAAAAGGGATTCTGGGCACCAAGCTCGGGATGACGCAGGTGTTCACCGATGACAACGAGGTCATCCCGGTGACCGTCCTGCGTGCCGGCCCCTGCCCGGTCACCCAGGTGCGCACGAAGGAGCGCGACGGCTACCGCGCGCTGCAGCTCGGGTACGGCCGGGCGCGCCGGACCAGCAAGCCGCTGGCCGGGCACTTCGCCGCTGCCGGTGTCGAGCCCACGCGCTACCTCATGGAGGTGGCATTCGACGAGGAGCACGAGCCCGGCGACATCATCACCGTCGACATCTTCCGGGCCGGCGAGCTGGTCGACGTGACCGCGCGCTCCAAGGGCAAGGGCTTCACCGGGACCATGAAACGCCACGGCTTCGCGGGCCTCGGTGCCTCGCACGGCGCCCACAAGGTGCACCGCGCACCGGGTGCCATCGGAGCCTGCGCGACGCCGGGACGCGTCTTCCCGGGCACCCGCATGGCCGGGCGCACCGGCAACGAGCGCGTGACGATCCAACGTCTGACCGTCGCCGGTGTCGACACCGAGCGTGGCCTGCTGCTGATCAAGGGCGCGACGCCGGGCGGCAACGGTGCGCTCGTGCTCGTCCGCTCCAGCTCGAAGGCACCAGCACCAACCGGAGGTGACGCCTGA
- the rpsJ gene encoding 30S ribosomal protein S10, whose product MANGQKIRIRLKAYDHEIIDASARKIVDTVERTGARVTGPVPLPTERNVYCVIRSPHKYKDSREHFEMRTHKRLIDIHEPTQKTVDSLMRLDLPAGVDIEIKL is encoded by the coding sequence ATGGCTAACGGGCAGAAGATCAGGATTCGGCTGAAGGCCTACGACCACGAGATCATCGACGCGTCCGCACGCAAGATCGTCGACACGGTCGAGCGCACGGGGGCCAGGGTCACCGGGCCGGTGCCGCTGCCGACCGAGCGCAACGTGTACTGCGTCATCCGCTCGCCCCACAAGTACAAGGACTCGCGCGAGCACTTCGAGATGCGCACGCACAAGCGGTTGATCGACATCCACGAGCCGACACAGAAGACGGTCGACAGCCTGATGCGCCTCGACCTGCCGGCGGGTGTGGACATCGAGATCAAGCTGTAG